Proteins encoded by one window of Hafnia alvei:
- the matP gene encoding macrodomain Ter protein MatP, translating into MKYQQLENLESGWKWKYLVKKHREGEAITRYLETSMAQQAVDQLLKLESEPVNVHEWIREHMNPDLQNKMKQTIRARRKRHFNAEHMHTRKKSIDLEYLVWQRLAGLAHRRGNTLSETIVQLIEDAERKEQYANQMSSLKKDLQSFLGKPSE; encoded by the coding sequence ATGAAATACCAACAGCTTGAAAATCTGGAAAGTGGGTGGAAGTGGAAATACTTGGTGAAGAAACACCGAGAAGGCGAAGCGATCACCCGTTATCTAGAAACGAGTATGGCCCAGCAGGCTGTTGATCAGCTGCTAAAGCTTGAGAGTGAGCCTGTTAATGTTCACGAGTGGATCAGGGAGCACATGAATCCCGATCTGCAAAACAAGATGAAACAAACCATTCGTGCACGGCGAAAGCGGCATTTCAACGCTGAGCACATGCATACGCGTAAGAAATCGATCGATTTAGAGTATTTGGTTTGGCAACGTTTGGCCGGGCTTGCTCATCGGCGCGGGAATACGCTATCTGAAACTATCGTGCAGCTGATTGAAGATGCTGAACGCAAAGAACAGTATGCAAACCAGATGTCTTCATTGAAGAAAGATTTACAGTCATTTTTAGGGAAGCCCTCGGAATAA
- a CDS encoding AAA family ATPase — MSNYRLDWQSLLPDTTPYQSVFSAAAQQPALTFSEYQPRLENSLAHFCHPQSPSPFMILKAEETYEYLAILHRATGELLPELTLRGSQYHIDGMHVSIMPADNPQANFAATTTSLFADWYEGEQLFGTVRQSNGKITLEPGMVHKANGGVLILSLRTMLAQPLLWLRLKQIVLGRKFKWFSPDDNKPLPVHIPDMPIDLKVILVSDREGLADFQDMEPDLCFNSIYGEFEADMSLVDTEDMQRWCSLVTTIANEYQLPPIAEDAWPILVHTAIRAIGDQGTLPLSPTLIARTLREAALHSNEVIDAQALNETLASRRWREGYLAERMHDEIELGQILIETEGEVIGQINGLSVLEYPGHPLMFGEPSRITCAVHLGDGEFTDVERKAELGGNLHAKGMMIMQAFLISELDLEQQLPFSASIVFEQSYGEVDGDSASLAELCALVSALSLAPINQQIAVTGSVDQFGHVQPIGGVNEKIEGFFEACQRRGLTGSQGVIIPATNARHLCLSTEVIDAVKAGTFHLWAVENAEDALPILTGVVYRSETGPSLIGAIQDRIAAISPMDKRQLPWPLRWLNWFNHG, encoded by the coding sequence TTGAGCAATTATCGACTCGACTGGCAATCGCTACTGCCCGATACGACACCTTATCAGTCTGTTTTCTCTGCGGCGGCACAACAGCCTGCGCTGACGTTCTCAGAATATCAGCCTCGCTTGGAAAACAGCTTGGCCCATTTCTGTCATCCGCAATCACCTTCACCTTTTATGATCTTGAAGGCAGAGGAGACCTATGAGTATTTGGCAATCCTGCATCGTGCGACCGGAGAGTTATTACCGGAGCTCACCTTGCGAGGCAGCCAATATCACATCGATGGTATGCACGTCAGCATCATGCCGGCTGATAATCCTCAGGCGAATTTTGCAGCAACCACAACGTCACTTTTTGCCGACTGGTATGAAGGTGAGCAATTGTTTGGCACTGTTCGTCAGTCCAATGGAAAAATCACCCTTGAACCCGGCATGGTCCACAAAGCAAACGGCGGTGTGTTAATCCTGTCGTTGCGTACGATGCTTGCACAGCCGCTTCTTTGGCTGCGATTGAAACAAATTGTGCTTGGCAGAAAATTCAAATGGTTCTCACCGGATGATAATAAACCGCTGCCGGTTCACATTCCGGATATGCCGATCGATTTAAAGGTCATTCTGGTTAGCGATCGTGAAGGATTAGCTGATTTTCAGGATATGGAACCTGATTTATGCTTCAACTCAATTTATGGTGAGTTTGAAGCTGACATGTCATTGGTCGATACCGAGGACATGCAGCGTTGGTGCTCACTGGTGACAACCATTGCTAATGAATACCAGCTTCCACCGATTGCAGAGGATGCATGGCCAATCCTCGTCCATACGGCCATCAGAGCTATTGGCGACCAAGGTACGTTGCCACTAAGCCCAACGCTCATCGCACGCACGCTGCGTGAAGCAGCGCTGCATAGCAATGAGGTTATTGATGCCCAAGCTCTCAATGAAACGCTCGCCTCTCGCCGCTGGCGTGAGGGCTATCTTGCCGAACGTATGCATGATGAAATTGAGCTAGGCCAAATTCTGATAGAAACCGAAGGTGAGGTCATTGGTCAAATCAACGGCCTGTCGGTATTAGAGTATCCTGGACACCCGCTGATGTTTGGCGAGCCGTCACGTATTACCTGCGCTGTACATCTGGGCGACGGCGAATTTACTGACGTCGAACGCAAAGCGGAATTGGGCGGTAATCTGCATGCCAAGGGCATGATGATTATGCAAGCCTTCCTGATCTCTGAATTAGATTTAGAACAGCAACTTCCCTTCTCTGCCTCAATTGTTTTTGAGCAATCTTATGGTGAAGTTGATGGCGACAGCGCTTCACTGGCTGAGCTATGTGCACTGGTCAGCGCGCTTTCTCTTGCACCAATCAATCAACAGATCGCAGTCACCGGCTCTGTAGACCAATTTGGACATGTACAGCCTATTGGCGGCGTTAACGAGAAGATTGAAGGCTTCTTTGAAGCCTGCCAGCGTCGTGGCTTAACGGGCTCTCAGGGCGTGATTATCCCGGCAACCAACGCTCGTCATTTATGCCTAAGTACAGAAGTTATCGACGCGGTTAAAGCTGGAACGTTCCACCTTTGGGCCGTGGAAAATGCGGAAGATGCACTGCCAATTCTGACCGGCGTAGTATACCGTAGTGAGACTGGGCCTAGCCTTATCGGAGCAATTCAAGATCGAATTGCGGCTATCAGTCCAATGGATAAACGTCAGTTGCCTTGGCCATTACGCTGGCTAAACTGGTTCAACCATGGCTGA